GCGCCGCGTCGCGGACCAGCAAAAAATCCTCGCCGAGGTCGAGAAGATGCTGAAGTCCGTCCCCGTCGCGCCCCCCGCCGCGCCTCCCGGCAACGGAGGGGCCAAGGCGCCCAATGGGAAAACCAAATCCCCTCCAAAGCTCGCGGAACCCGACGGCGCGACGCCCTCGCCCGCGGCCGACGCGAAGGGTGTCTGGCACCCGATCGAAAAGGGTCAGACACTCGGCGGCGTCGTGAAAGCCTACAACGATGACCTCAAGTCCAAGGGCAAGCCGGCGAAGGTCACATTGAAGGCCGTGCTTGATGCAAACCCGAAGCTCAACCCGGACAAGATGTTCATCGGCCAGAAGATTTTCATCCCCATCCCTGAGAAGTAGTCCGCGCCGGTCCGGCGCGAACGCCTGCGATGAAAAACCTGCGCCGCGCGCATCTTTACCTCGGGTGCTTCTTCGCCCCGATGCTGGTCTTCTACCTGCTCACGGGATGGTATCAGACCGTGGAACCGAACCGCATCAAGGAACCCGGCGAAGCGGAGTCGCTCGCGCAGAAGTTCCGCGTCGTGCATGTTTACCAAGTCTATCCCGGCAAATCCGAGACGCGGAACCCGTCGTCGCCCAAGCTCTACCAGGCGCTCGTTGTATTGATGGCGGCGGCGGCGACACTCACGGTGTTGCTCGGCGTGGTGCTGGCGTTTCGCAGCATCAAGCCGGTCTGGCCTGTGCTGCTCGTGCTCGCGCTTGGCGTGGCCGTGCCCGCGCTCATGCTCTGGCTCGGGCAACGCCGGTGAGTCCGTCCACGGGCGAATTTTCCGTTCCCCAATCCATCACGCGGCGTTAACGTCCCAACGTGGCTCTTGTCCGGATTCTTGTGGACGGTTACAGCCTGCTGCACGCGTGGCCCGGGCTCGCGCCGGGGCGGCCGCGGCATTCGGCCGCCGCGCGCGACGCGCTGCTCCAGATGCTCACGAAGTATCGCGACGCCATCGGCACCCCCATCACCATTGTCTTCGATGGCGCCGGCGCCCCGCCCGGGACACCCAGGCTCCCCTCCACGCACGAGCTGGAGATTCTCTACTCGGCCGACGGCAAGACCGCGGACCAGTTGATCGAGCGCGCGGCGTATCGGTTCCAAAAATTCGGCGAGGTGCTCGCAATCACGGACGACTTTGCCGAGCGCGACACGGTGATCGCCCTCGGCGGGATGGCCCAGAGTTGCGGCGTGTTCATCGCGCAAATCGCCGACACGCTTGATGAACTCCGCCTCGATGTAAAGGAACACAACCGCCGCGAGCGCGTGGCGTTCAGGAGGGTCGCGTGAAGTCACGACCGCCACCATTCCGCACCCGCGCGCTCCTGGTTGCGGCCGGGCTGGCTTTTGCGCTTGGTGCTACGGCGCCGGCGCAGGTCCCGGCGCCCGTTCGGTGCGGTTTTCTCTTCATCGTGGACACTTCATCCGCGATGTCGCGGCTGAGCGATTCCGCGCAACTGACCCTCGCCTCGCTCGTCGCCTCCGGCTTGCACGGCGAAATGCGGCCGGGCGAGGAGTTCACCGTGTGGACCTTCAACGAGGACCTGAACGCCCGCGGGTTGCCCGTGATCACGTGGTCACCGGAGAACAGCGGCAGCGTCGCGGCCCGCGCGGCCCAGCACTTGAAGTCGCAGAAGTTCCGACGGGCCTCGCGCATGGACCGCCTCGTGCCCGAGGTGCTCGCGGCGATGCGCGCCACGGAGCTGCTCGTCGCCGTCATCATCTCCGATGGCGAACAGGTCGTCGTCGGGACGCCGTTCGACCGCAAGATCAACGTGACCTACGGGACGCGCGCGGAGGAAATGCGCCGGGTGAAGAAACCGTTTGTGACGGCGCTCGCGGCGCGGCGCGGGCAGATCGTGGACTTCGCGGTGACGCTCGGCGACGAACCCATCGAGCTGTCCGGATTTCGGCAGGTGCTCGCGAAGGCCGGCGCCCCCGGGAGCGAACTCGCGCCGTTCGCGCCGCCCACGTCCGTGCCGGTGTTGATGAAGCCCGGCGCCGCGCCCGTCGCGGCGACCAATGTTCTCTCGGTGCCTTCCCCGACGAATCGACCGTCTGCGGCTGTCGTGGCCAGTGCGCCGCCGCCCGCGCCCGCCAAGACGGCGCCCGCCGTTCAGGCGCCGAGTCCCGTGCCCGCAGTCGCCACTCCATCCCCGGCGCCTGCGAAGGCAGTCGAGCCGCCGAAACGCGAACCGCCGCCGCCCGCGGTCGCGCCGAACGAAACGCCGCCGCCTCCCGCACCGCCGAAGGAAACCAAGTCCGTGGCGGCGGCCCCGCCTGCTGCGAATCCGATCCCGCCGCCCATCCCGCCATCTGCGGCGGCCAAGGTGCAGCCCGTTGCCGAACCGACGGTGAAGTCCGCGCCTCCTGAGACTCCGGCGACTGCGAGCAAGGCACCCACAGCCACGTCTCCGGCTCCGCCGCGTGTGACAAATCCCGCGCCCGAACCCGTGCAGCCTGCCACCAGTCGTCCGGTGCTGATCACAAACCTCCCGCCGGTCGCAGCGACGAAGTCCGCTGAAGTGAATCCGTCGGCCCCGCCGAAGGTCGTTGCCGCCAATCCACCCGTGACTTCATCGTCTCAGGTGATCGAGGCTCCCTCGAACCCGCCCTCATCTGCGCCTGCGCAACCAACCGCCGCGGTCGTCACGCCGCACGTAGCCGTCGCGACGCCGGCTTCGAGGCGCGGAAACTCGTGGCTGCTCGCCGCGGGATCCGTCGCGCTGCTGGTTGCGGGATTCTGGGTCATCCTTCCGTGGTTTCGTCGACCCGAGCCCGAGCGGGCCACGAGCCTCATCTCGCGGTCGATGGATGACCAACGCCGGAAGTGACGGCGTGGTGGCGTTTGCGGCCATCGTTGCAAACCGCCGATCGTCCCCGGCGTGCCCTTCACTGAATCTTCATCCAAACCGTCTTCAAGTGCGCGGGCAGCCCCCGCGTGATTGGGAAGTCGGGCGGTTGCGGCGCGTAGTGTTCACTGACGATGCTGCGCCGCGCGCGGGCGACCGCGCCGCGGACGGCTCCGAGGAATCCCTCCGGCGCGAGCGAGGCGGCATTCGTGGATGCGAAGAGCACGCCGCCGGGCGCGAGCAGCGGCAGCGCGAGGGTCACCAGCGACGCGTAGTCTTGCTTCGCCGCGAAAACTCCCGCGGACTTCGAACGTGAGAAGGTCGGCGGGTCGAGCAGCACCACGTCGAACGCGCGGCCCTTTTTCGCCAGCCGTCGCATCCAGTCGAAGCAATCGCCGTGCAGGAATTCGTGCGCCGACGCGTCGAGCCCGTTCAGCGCGAAGTTGCGTCGTCCCCACTCGAGATATTTTTTCGACAGGTCCACGCTCGTCACGCGGGCGCCGCCCGTCGCAGCGGAGGCCGAGAAGGCGCACGTGTAGGCGAAAGTGTTGAGCACGCGGCGCGCGGTGGAGCCGGCCCCGATGTCGAAGCCCGCCGCGATGTGGCCGGTCTGCAAGCGGCGGCGGTTGTCGCGCTGGTCGAGGAAAAGGCCGGGGGAATACCCCTCGATGAAACTCAGCCCGAAGCGCAGGCCGTTCTCGCGAACGTCGAAGATTTCCGCCGCGGCGTCGCCGGCGACCCATTGCGGCGCGGCGTCGGCCGGCGTGGCGACCTTTTTCAGCAACCGTTTGTGATACGCCCCTCGCGCGCCCGTCTCGCGCAACAACAGGTGAAGGCGCGCCCGCCGGTCCGGCTCAAGCGGGCCCTCCGAAGCGGAGACGAGGAAGTCGCCGAGCTTGTCCACGAACCAGCCTGTGAACCCGTCGCTCGCGCCGTGAATCAGCCGGAACGCATCGGTTTCCCGCACATCGCACACGGCGGACCTGAGCGCGAGGTGGGGGGCAGACTTGAAATCCGCCTCCGCGCGAAAGGTCACTGTCTCGCCGCTCGACGGGTGCGCGAAGGCAATGGACTCCGCGTGCAGGCAGACCCGGTGCGCGGCCGTGCCTCCGTGCGATTCGTCACCGAGAATAGGAAATCCCGCGTCCGCCGCGTGGATGCGAACTTGATGCGTGCGGCCGGTCCCCGGCTGGGCCTCGATGAGCGTGGTTTCGGCACGACGCTGGACGACGCGGAACGAAGTCTCGGCAAGGGCGTCTCCCGGGCGCGCCGGCCGGGATACGTGGCGGTTGCCGTCCTTCACGACGCAGGACTTGACGACGACCGAATCGCGCAACGGCGGCCGGTCCGTGAGAAGGAGATATTTTTTGGCGACCTCGCGCCGCTCGAATTGACGGGTGAGGGATTGGTTCGCGAGGGGCGACTTGCCGAAGACCATCACGCCGGAAGTGTCCTTGTCGAGGCGATGGATGATGGCGAGCGAAGCCCAGCGCGGTTCGCGCGCGCGGAGCCAGTCGTAGATGCCCTCGCCGGCGAAGGGTGAGGGCGCGTGAGTGTTCCAACCGGCGGGCTTGTGGACGACGAGGAGGTGGTCGTCTTCGTGAAGGACACAGGCCTGAAACAGGCCGGCGGGAGGGGACTTCACCGCAGTATCCAGAGTTCGTGGACGCGGCCGTGAAACTCGAACACGACGCTGGAACGCTCGATGCGCACAATACGCGCATCGTCAATGACGTCGCCAACCGTGACGTTGCGATTGTTGATGAGCGCGAAGGGATTGACCGCGCGGTGGATGATGCCCTGCACCCGGAGACGCGGGAACGGCATCTGAACGGCCACGGTGTTTGTGACGGATGGAACGGTCGGCGGCACCACGACGACCGGCGGGTTCGTGGTTCCGGGTGGGGCAAAGAGAGTGGCCGCGGCGGGCGAAGTGGGCGGTGTCGGCGGAGTCGGCAGTGCCGGGGAATTGGTCGTGGTCGCGGCGATTTCAGGTGGCGCGTTTGTCGGCGCCTTGACGACGAGCGGCGGCGCGGGTTCGTTGGTCTTCGCGGGAGGATCGGTGGTGACCAAGACGGGCGGGGCGACGATCGGATTGGCCGTCGCCGGGGTCGCGGCGACCGGGGCCGCGGCGACTGTGGTCGTGTTGGTGTCCGCCGCCACCTTGCCTGCCTGCCTGGCCGCGTGTTGGCCGCGTGCGGACCGTTTGCCGGACGACTTGTTTTCGATTTCCGATTCGTCGAGCTGGTTTTCGGACCACTTGTAGTAGAGGAGTCCGGCGCCGCCGAGCAGGAGCAGTGCGACGATGGCGCGAAGCAACGGCGCGACAGGGCGGGAGAAGAACGTGCGGGGCGGCGGTTGCAGCCCGTCGGTGGGCTTGAGGCCCTCGTCGGGAATGCGCGGGGCGCGCTGGCTGCGCTGCGCCTGGCCCGCCCGCTTGAGGGCATCGTTGATCAGGCTCATGTGTTGACGTTTCCTTCGAGTTCGCGGATCGCCCGGCCGATCATGCGGAAGTCGATGCGCTCACGCTGTAGAACATACCCGCAAAGCAGCGCCTTGTCACAAACGGTGTTGATGAGGCGCGGGACGCCCTTGCTGTATCGGTGGACTCGCCACAACGCGGGGCCGGTGAACTCCGGCGTGCCGTTCGCGCCGCAGGATTCGAGCCGGTGGTGGATGTAACGGCCGGTCTCCGCCGGCGAGAGCGGCCGGAGATGGAAGCGCACACTGATCCGCTGCCGAAGCTGGCGGAGGTTGTGCTGGTTGAGGCGATCGCGCAACTCAGTCTGCCCGAGCAACACGATTTGAAGCAGCTTGCGGTCGTCGGTCTCCAGATTGGAGAGCAGGCGGATTTGCTCGAGCAACTCGTCCGTAAGTGCCTGCGCCTCGTCGATGATGAGCACGGCGTCGTTGCCCTTGACAGCTTGGTCGAGAAGAAAGCGGTTGATGGCGTCCATCGTCTCGAGCCGGTCGAGTCCCTTGACTGGCAGGCCGAACTCCATCGCGATGGCCTTGATGAGCTGGTCGGGGCTGAGGATGGGATTGAGGATGAGCGCGCTGGCGACCCGCGGCCCGAGTTGCTCCATCATTGCGCGGCAAATGGTGGTCTTGCCCGCGCCGACCTCGCCGGTGAGCTGGACAAACCCCTTGCGCTCGCGAATGCCAAACAGGAGGTGGTTGAATGCCTCGCGATGTTTCGCGCTGTAGAAGAGCAGGCGCGGATTTGGATTGATGTCGAACGGGGGCTCGCGCAGCCCGTAAAAGTCCAAATACACGACGGGCGCATGCTACCCCAATGCGATGGGGAGAAAAGGAGAATTCCCTGCCCGGCGCCGGGACGCCGGCGCACCTACTTCGCTCGCGTCCCGACGGGAGGCAGGTGGTCGGCCATCTTCGCGCCGGTGCGGCGGAGTTCGGCGAGCGTCGCGTCGCGGAGTTGCCGGAGTGTGTCCGCGTTCTTCATGCCGTGCGCGAGGTTTGTGAGTTCGGCGGGGTCGGCTTGCAGGTCGTAAAGCTCCTCGGTCTCGCCGGCGATGAGCGGGCGGATGTATTTGTGCCGGCCTTGGACGAGCATCAAATACCATGGCACGCCGTTTTGATAGAGGTGTGCGGCGTCGGTCGGCACGCGCGCGGTATCCTCGCCGAAGAAGTGCGTCGTGTAGGGCATGAGCACCGGGTGCGGCCATGGCGCGTCGGGATTCTTGAGAAGCGGCGTGAGGTCGTGCCCGTGCACCGGCCACGGCAGCGGCTGCTTCGCGAAGCTGAAAAACGTGGGCACGAGGTCCACGCCGCCGACGGGCGTGCGGCAGACTTTGCCCTCGGGAATCGTGCCGGGCATCGAGACGATGAACGGCGGGCGCAGGTTGTCGTCGTAGGGCGCGAGCTTGTGCCGGAAGCCGTGCTGTCCCCAGGCGAATCCCTGGTCCGCGGTGAACACCACGAGCGTGTTCTTCAACTGCCCCGACTTCTCAAGCGCGCCGAGCACGCGGCCGATGCCCTCGTCGAGCGAGCGCACGGCCTGGTTGTATTGGCGCGTCCAGTCCGACAGCGTGCGGCCCTCGGCCACCCTCTTGTCGTCGCCGACTTCCTTGCCCTTCGCCTCGCGGCGCAGCACCGGTTCGCCGTTCGCGCCCTTTTCCCACGTGTTGACCTTTTGCATCCATTCGGGCTTGCCCGGGCGCGGCGCGTAAATGTCCTGCGGTGTCGCAACCTTCGCGGCGGGATAATCCTGCTTGTGGCGGTCGGCCGGCTGATACGGGCTGTGGACGCCACCGTAGCAGAGCCAGAGATACCACGGCTTGTTCAACGGCCGGTGCTGTCCGCGAATGAATTCGATCGCCCAGTCGGTGTAGTTGTCCGTCGAGTAGCCCTTGACCGCCTTCGTCTCCGTTCCGTTGAACGTGATGAGCTGGTCGTAATAGTAGTTGCCCGCGTTGTCGGGATACTTCGGCCGGTTCCACACGCGCTGCCAGTCCCACTCACGGCCGAAGCCGTCATCGGTGCCCGTGTGCCACTTGCCGATCTGGCCGGTGAAGTAGCCCGCCTTGCGAAACACCGACGGCCACATCCGGCACTCCTTCGCATCGTAAACGCTGCCCGGATACTTCCCCTCCATCCGCATCGACTTCACGCCGTATTGGTGGAAGCCCGTGAGCAGCGTCGCCCTCGAAGGCATGCACCACGTGCCGATGTAGGCGTGCGTGAAGCGCACCCCGCGCGCGGCGAGGTTGTCCATGTTCGGCGTCTTCACGTAAGGATCCGCGCCCTCGTAACAACTCACCGAGCGATACGAGTGATCGTCGGTGTAGATGAAGAGGATGTTCGGCGGCGAAGCCGCGGCGGCCGGGTTGGCCGTGACCAAGGCGGCCGCGAGCGCGAGGGTTCGCAAGACCGCGAGGGCTGATTTCATGCGGCCTCGTCTAGCACATCCGCCGCGGAGAAGGGAGAAACAAACTGCGTCAGTTGTGAGGCATGCTCCCTGATTGTCCCACTACTGACCGGGCGCGGCAGACTTCTCGGTCGTGTTCGTGGCCGGGTTGTCCGCCGGCGGCACGCCCAGGAAGTCCACCTTCGCGCTCAACTCCGGCGTGAGGAAGCGATCGGGCCGCAGCACCTGCACCTTGATTTGCAGCGTGCCCTTCTGCCGCGACGCCTCGGGCGCGATCTCCGCGACAAAGCCGTCGTAGCCCCTGTCCGGATACGCCTCGGGAGTCACACGGCACTTCTGCCTGAGGAAAACTTTCGCGAGATCGGATTCGTTGAGATCAATCTCCACCTGCAAATCCGACGGGTCGGCAAGCGCCACGAGCGCCGTGCTCGGGCCGCGTCCGCCGCCGAAACTCTGCGGCACCACCAACTCGTCCGGATCCACGAGTTTCTCAAGGACCACGCCGTCCACAGGCGAGCGGATGACCGTCCAGTCGAGGTAAAGCTGCGCCAGGCTGCGCGCGGTCGTGGCCTCATGCAGTGTGGCTCGGGCCGAGTCCAGCCGGGCACGCGCCTCGGTCGGCGCGAGTTTCGCGGAAGCGAGCGCAGCCTCGGCCTCCCGAATCGCCGCGCGCGCGGTCTCGAGGCGCAAACGGGTGTCATCCTCCAGTTGCTTGGTTTCCACCTTGTCGCGGAAGAGCTTGGTGGCGCGCTCGAAATCGAGCTCGGCCTTCGAGAGCGCCGCGCGCGCGGACGCCACCCGCGCATCGGCCTGGGCCAGCCGCGCCTCGCTGTCGGGCACGGCGACCTGCGCCGTGACGATGGCGGCGTCGGCGGTTTTCATACGCGCCTCGGCTTCGGCCACGCGGACCCTTTGCTCGGCGTCGTCGAGGCGCACAAGCACCTGTCCCTTCGTGACACGGTCGCCCTTCTTCACGCCAATCCACTTCACCACGCCCATGAACCGCGGCGAAAGTTCGATGCGTTCGCGCGGGATGATGTAGCCGCTCACGGTGAGGACGGAGCCTTCGACACGGCCCGGCGCTGGCGTGGCCGGGCGCGCTGCCGCGTTCGTCGAAGGCGTCGATCCGTTCGCGGTCTTTGTGGCGCCCGCGGGCTTGTTGCCAAGCCGGATGGAGTCGCGCGCGCGCGGCCACGCCAGTGCGGCGACCCCTACCACGATCGCGCCAACGGCGAGGAAGATTCCCCAAAGCGCGCGCGTCGGGCGGGCCTTCTGCTCGCTCGCGATTTGCAGCGACTTGAGGCGATCAGGGTCCATGTCAGGTCCGCGGCACGATGCGGCGGACCGGCGCGGGATGGAAGGACGAAACCGCGGCGCGCTCCGGTCGCGCCCGGGTGGGTTCGCGCTTGTCAGCCTCATCGCACCTTACCACACTGCGCCGCATGACACCGCAGAGCTTCCGGCCTTCGCGCCGTTCCTTCATCCAATCCGCCGCCGCACTCGCCGCCGCCTCGACGATGCCGGAGTGGTTCCTCGACGAGTGTTCCGGCGCGGCGGCGCTGGCCAAGCTGCTCGGGCCGAACGACCGGCCCGGCATCGCACTCATCGGCTGCGGCGGGCGCGGACGCGGCGTGGCTCGCGAGGCCGCGCAGCACGGTCAGATGGTGGCCTTCTGCGACGTGGATGAGGCGAGCCTGGCGCAGGCGCAAAAGATGTGGCCCGACGCGAAGCCGGTGAAGGATTTCCGCAAGGTCATGGAGCGCGACGACATCCACGTCATCGTCAACGGCACGCCCGACCACTGGCACACCTTGGTGAACCTCGCGGCGCTCAAGGCCGGCAAGGATGTTTACAGCGAGAAACCGCTCACGCTCACAATCGACGAGGGCAGGCGTCTCGTGAAAGTCGCGCGCGACAGCAAGCGCGTCCTGCAAACCGGCAGCCAGCAGCGCAGCGACAAGAACTTTCGCCTCGCGTGCGAGCTCGTCCGCAACGGCCGCCTCGGCAAACTCAAGCACGTCAGCGTGTGGCTCCCGTCCGGCCGGCGCGAGGGACCGTTCGCCGCGTCGCCCGTGCCCGCCGGGCTTGACTGGGATTTCTGGCTCGGGCAGGCGCCGAAGACCGATTACGTGAAGGAACGCTGCCACCAGACCTTTCGCTATTGGTGGGAGTATTCCGGCGGCACGATGACCGATTGGGGCGCGCACCACAACGACATCGCGCTGTGGGGCATCGGCGCCGAACGCAGCGGGCCGGTCGAGATTGCCGCGAAGCCGCTCATCGAGATGATTCCCGGCGGATTCACCGCGCACAGCGAATACGACGTGAACTACACCTACGCGAACGGCGTGACGCACTCGTGCCGCAGCACCGCCGCGAACGCGTGGAACGGCTCCGTGGTGAACAAGGAAGGCCAGCAACACGGCGTGAAATTCGAGGGCGCCGACGGATGGATCTTCGTCACGCGCGGCAGGATCGAGGCGGGCGCGCCCGAGTTGCTGACCACGCCCCTCGCCGCCGGCGCGACGCGGCTTTATGCGAGCGACAACCACATGAAAAACTTCTTCGACTGCGTCCGCTCGCGGCAGCAGCCCATCTGCGACGTCGAGATCGGCCACCGTTCCGTGAGCGTGTGCCACCTCGGAGTCATCGCGCTGCGGCTCGGGCGGAAGTTGAAGTGGGACCCTGCGAAGGAGCAGTTCACCGGCGACAAAGATGCCGGCAAGTGGATCGCCCGCGAGCAGCGCAAGCCGTGGACTTACGACGCGGTGTGAGCCGTCCCACTACGGCCTCGTTCGCAGCTCCTCCAGCTTCGCCCGGGCCGCGCCCGAGTCGAGCAACCCGGCCGCGAGTTCCCACCCTTCGACGAGCGACTTCGCGCGGCTCGCGATGAAGAGCGCCGCGGCCGCATTGAGCAGCACGGCGTCGCGCTTCGGCCCGCGCTCCGCGCCGCTCAGCAACCGCCGCACGATGTCCGCGTTGGCCTGTCTGTCGCCGCCGGCGAGGTCCGCGAGAGCAGCGGGCTGAAGCGGGAAGTTTCCAGGGTCGAGCGTGGACACGCTGAATCCGCGGTCGTGGTGGAATTCGGCGACGGTGTTCGGCCCGAGCGTCGAGAGTTCGTCCAGACTGGCCGACGCGCTGTCCGTTGCGCCCGGACTTTGGACGCTTCCCGAAACGACCATCCCGCGCCTCAACCCAAGCGACTGCAGCACGCGCGCGATGGGCTCGCACAGCCCGGGCCGCGGCACGCCCAGCAACTGCGCGGTGGGCCCGGCGGGGTTGAGCAGCGGGCCGAGGAAGTTGAAAATCGTGCGCTGGCCGCGCCCGGCGCAGAGTTTGCGCGCCGGGGCGATGTGCTTGAACGCCGGATGATACCTCGGCGCGAAGAAGAAGGCGAAGTGCCGCTCGCGAAGCGCCCGCGCCGCCTCGTCGGGCGGCAACTCCACCGGCACGCCCAGCGCCTCGAGGACGTCCGCGCTGCCGCAGTTGGACGTGATCGCGCGGTTGCCGTGCTTCGCCACCGCCACGCCCGCGCTGGCCGCGACAAGCGCGACGGTCGTCGAGATGTTGAACGTGTCCAGCCTGTCGCCGCCGGTCCCGCACACGTCGAGAATCTCGCGGGACTCGCGCCACGCCGCGTCGAGCGGCACGGGCACGGCGCGCGTGCGCAGTTCGCCCGCGAACGAGGCGATTTCCTCCGGGGTCTCGCCCTTGATCGAAAGCGCGGACAGGAACGCCGCCTTCACGCCGGGCGCGACGGTCTCCTTCACGAGCTCGTCCACGGCGAGCATCACCTGCGTGTCGGTGAGCGGTTCGCGGCGCGCGAGTTGTTCGGCGAGGTGTTCAAGCACGGGCGCACGATACGGTGCGACGGCGGAGATGTCAGCAGCCGGGATGAGGCGCGGGATTGCTGCGGCGCCGCGTTCTACCTACGCTGCCCCCGCGATTGAGTCCGATGCCCGCCACCGAAATCCTGCCGACGCACACGCCGGTGCTGTTCGACGCCGCCGTGCGCCGCGCCGCCGCCGTGTTGCGCGCGGGCGGCGTGGTCGCCGTGCCGACGGAAACCGTTTACGGCCTCGCCGCCAATGCGCTCGATGGCACGGCCGTCGCGCGCATTTTTGCGGCGAAGTCCCGTCCCGCGCACAATCCGATCATCGTGCACGTCGCCTCGACGGCGATGGCGCGGCGCTGCGTGTCCGGCTGGCCGCCGGCGGCGCAGCGCCTCGCCGACGCGTTCTGGCCCGGACCGCTCACGTTGGTGGTGCCGAAGTCCGCGGAAGTGCCGGATGCGGTCACGGCGGGCGGGCCGACGGTCGGCGTGCGCTGGCCGCTCCATCCGTTTGTGCAGGCCGTGATTCGCGAGTGCGGCTTCCCGCTCGCCGCCCCGAGCGCGAATCCATCGAATGAACTTTCGCCGACAACGGCTTCGCACGTGTCGCGACTGCTCGGCGGCCGCGTTTCGTTGATTGTCGATGGCGGCGCGTCGCACGTGGGAATCGAATCCACGGTCGTCGACGTCACGCGCGCGCCGGCCCGGGTGTTGCGGCCGGGAATGATCCACGCTGGCGCGCTTGAGGCGGTGCTCGG
This sequence is a window from Verrucomicrobiota bacterium. Protein-coding genes within it:
- a CDS encoding LysM peptidoglycan-binding domain-containing protein → MKRLLCAVSIVAHLGPWTPAALAQDAVVEERMRRLEKSVEDLQASNFKLRQDITALNARLEKVIEAAELTARRAGNNEDVLKLAQQLKELDQRRVADQQKILAEVEKMLKSVPVAPPAAPPGNGGAKAPNGKTKSPPKLAEPDGATPSPAADAKGVWHPIEKGQTLGGVVKAYNDDLKSKGKPAKVTLKAVLDANPKLNPDKMFIGQKIFIPIPEK
- a CDS encoding NYN domain-containing protein, which gives rise to MALVRILVDGYSLLHAWPGLAPGRPRHSAAARDALLQMLTKYRDAIGTPITIVFDGAGAPPGTPRLPSTHELEILYSADGKTADQLIERAAYRFQKFGEVLAITDDFAERDTVIALGGMAQSCGVFIAQIADTLDELRLDVKEHNRRERVAFRRVA
- a CDS encoding AAA family ATPase — its product is MYLDFYGLREPPFDINPNPRLLFYSAKHREAFNHLLFGIRERKGFVQLTGEVGAGKTTICRAMMEQLGPRVASALILNPILSPDQLIKAIAMEFGLPVKGLDRLETMDAINRFLLDQAVKGNDAVLIIDEAQALTDELLEQIRLLSNLETDDRKLLQIVLLGQTELRDRLNQHNLRQLRQRISVRFHLRPLSPAETGRYIHHRLESCGANGTPEFTGPALWRVHRYSKGVPRLINTVCDKALLCGYVLQRERIDFRMIGRAIRELEGNVNT
- a CDS encoding sulfatase; protein product: MKSALAVLRTLALAAALVTANPAAAASPPNILFIYTDDHSYRSVSCYEGADPYVKTPNMDNLAARGVRFTHAYIGTWCMPSRATLLTGFHQYGVKSMRMEGKYPGSVYDAKECRMWPSVFRKAGYFTGQIGKWHTGTDDGFGREWDWQRVWNRPKYPDNAGNYYYDQLITFNGTETKAVKGYSTDNYTDWAIEFIRGQHRPLNKPWYLWLCYGGVHSPYQPADRHKQDYPAAKVATPQDIYAPRPGKPEWMQKVNTWEKGANGEPVLRREAKGKEVGDDKRVAEGRTLSDWTRQYNQAVRSLDEGIGRVLGALEKSGQLKNTLVVFTADQGFAWGQHGFRHKLAPYDDNLRPPFIVSMPGTIPEGKVCRTPVGGVDLVPTFFSFAKQPLPWPVHGHDLTPLLKNPDAPWPHPVLMPYTTHFFGEDTARVPTDAAHLYQNGVPWYLMLVQGRHKYIRPLIAGETEELYDLQADPAELTNLAHGMKNADTLRQLRDATLAELRRTGAKMADHLPPVGTRAK
- a CDS encoding HlyD family efflux transporter periplasmic adaptor subunit, producing MDPDRLKSLQIASEQKARPTRALWGIFLAVGAIVVGVAALAWPRARDSIRLGNKPAGATKTANGSTPSTNAAARPATPAPGRVEGSVLTVSGYIIPRERIELSPRFMGVVKWIGVKKGDRVTKGQVLVRLDDAEQRVRVAEAEARMKTADAAIVTAQVAVPDSEARLAQADARVASARAALSKAELDFERATKLFRDKVETKQLEDDTRLRLETARAAIREAEAALASAKLAPTEARARLDSARATLHEATTARSLAQLYLDWTVIRSPVDGVVLEKLVDPDELVVPQSFGGGRGPSTALVALADPSDLQVEIDLNESDLAKVFLRQKCRVTPEAYPDRGYDGFVAEIAPEASRQKGTLQIKVQVLRPDRFLTPELSAKVDFLGVPPADNPATNTTEKSAAPGQ
- a CDS encoding Gfo/Idh/MocA family oxidoreductase, which gives rise to MTPQSFRPSRRSFIQSAAALAAASTMPEWFLDECSGAAALAKLLGPNDRPGIALIGCGGRGRGVAREAAQHGQMVAFCDVDEASLAQAQKMWPDAKPVKDFRKVMERDDIHVIVNGTPDHWHTLVNLAALKAGKDVYSEKPLTLTIDEGRRLVKVARDSKRVLQTGSQQRSDKNFRLACELVRNGRLGKLKHVSVWLPSGRREGPFAASPVPAGLDWDFWLGQAPKTDYVKERCHQTFRYWWEYSGGTMTDWGAHHNDIALWGIGAERSGPVEIAAKPLIEMIPGGFTAHSEYDVNYTYANGVTHSCRSTAANAWNGSVVNKEGQQHGVKFEGADGWIFVTRGRIEAGAPELLTTPLAAGATRLYASDNHMKNFFDCVRSRQQPICDVEIGHRSVSVCHLGVIALRLGRKLKWDPAKEQFTGDKDAGKWIAREQRKPWTYDAV
- the trpD gene encoding anthranilate phosphoribosyltransferase produces the protein MLEHLAEQLARREPLTDTQVMLAVDELVKETVAPGVKAAFLSALSIKGETPEEIASFAGELRTRAVPVPLDAAWRESREILDVCGTGGDRLDTFNISTTVALVAASAGVAVAKHGNRAITSNCGSADVLEALGVPVELPPDEAARALRERHFAFFFAPRYHPAFKHIAPARKLCAGRGQRTIFNFLGPLLNPAGPTAQLLGVPRPGLCEPIARVLQSLGLRRGMVVSGSVQSPGATDSASASLDELSTLGPNTVAEFHHDRGFSVSTLDPGNFPLQPAALADLAGGDRQANADIVRRLLSGAERGPKRDAVLLNAAAALFIASRAKSLVEGWELAAGLLDSGAARAKLEELRTRP
- a CDS encoding threonylcarbamoyl-AMP synthase, which produces MPATEILPTHTPVLFDAAVRRAAAVLRAGGVVAVPTETVYGLAANALDGTAVARIFAAKSRPAHNPIIVHVASTAMARRCVSGWPPAAQRLADAFWPGPLTLVVPKSAEVPDAVTAGGPTVGVRWPLHPFVQAVIRECGFPLAAPSANPSNELSPTTASHVSRLLGGRVSLIVDGGASHVGIESTVVDVTRAPARVLRPGMIHAGALEAVLGEGVESARRPSGAGVLRSPGLLEKHYSPRARLIVAAWKDDPDLRRQLEDRALPVAGAFVVSHTHIPLGGGFANVSVIPHDAEAFARALYGELHACDAAGAALIVVEAPPDGPEWEAIRDRLRRAGG